One window of the Mytilus galloprovincialis chromosome 14, xbMytGall1.hap1.1, whole genome shotgun sequence genome contains the following:
- the LOC143059348 gene encoding uncharacterized protein LOC143059348 has protein sequence MVVLTHKDQVKAHDVEERRHEIFAEIYKMFQQTPLEQHLVIEDQIFVNAQDENDTEMEKIKKIIMSESERQPTWGELLPKCFIPLELEFASLIRRNITLITLEHLKKINALQPIRPLSEDELKVFLKFQHSIGKLLYFDEPKLDDRIILSPTLLIDAFKSIVTDKQFCKGDKKREEMWDAMGTKGVVSKYAIDGVWKREKYAKFNTNKDYLLTVMTHLDILVEPKRYDTSRMRIPADFYYVASMVRGSDDSGYLHSADIKHRNIAIAFQSTSLMIPPALSFRFISYCLSVWALKTYGETNREMLFHRSGVFTIDPSLDMYILCEDDKITVRLVHAKTNALIMRDLASSINECLTSALEKISQLYIRTSSDQSDNSDASFVTRICCNSPDKPCILPFESLASIGKQWNCPTHGIEHNVHMIKSWIPGKEEDSCEPGCPVTNEEFLKERPSDLHLRRLSLVYSINETRELALQLGLETTELDKLSLIEDTETWQFEVIKKCRDRFALTFRNIRDASEACKFGNIHKLCKLVKGDIIDFVCAI, from the exons ATGGTGGTCTTAACGCACAAAGATCAGGTTAAAGCT CATGATGTTGAAGAAAGAcgacatgaaatatttgcagaAATCTACAAGATGTTTCAACAAACGCCATTAGAGCAGCATTTGGTGATTGAGGATCAAATATTTGTCAACGCTCAAGAtgaaaatgacacagaaatggagAAGATAAAAAAGATTATCATGAGCGAATCAGAGAGGCAACCAACATGGGGTGAACTGCTTCCAAAATGCTTTATCCCTTTAGAATTAGAATTTGCATCGCTAATCAGACGCAACATTACCTTGATAACCCTAGAGCACCTAAAGAAAATAAACGCATTGCAGCCTATAAGACCGTTGTCAGAAGATGAGTTGAAGGTTTTTCTGAAATTTCAACATTCAATTGGCAAGTTACTGTACTTTGATGAACCTAAATTGGACGACCGTATTATTTTGTCTCCAACCCTTCTCATTGACGCCTTTAAATCAATTGTTACAGACAAGCAGTTTTGCAAAGGAGAcaaaaaaagagaagaaatgTGGGATGCGATGGGAACGAAAGGCGTGGTTTCAAAATACGCAATAGACGGCGTTTGGAAGAGAGAGAAATATGCAAAATTCAACACAAACAAAGATTATCTGTTAACTGTTATGACCCATCTGGACATATTGGTAGAACCAAAGAGATACGATACTAGCCGAATGCGTATACCTGCAGACTTTTACTATGTTGCAAGTATGGTACGAGGTAGTGATGACTCCGGATACCTCCATTCAGCCGACATCAAACACCGAAATATCGCCATAGCTTTTCAATCGACATCATTGATGATACCTCCTGCATTATCCTTCCGATTTATAAGTTACTGCTTATCTGTCTGGGCGTTGAAGACTTACGGAGAGACCAACAGGGAAATGCTGTTCCACAGGTCAGGAGTGTTCACAATTGATCCTTCCTTGGATATGTATATTCTTTGCGAAGATGACAAGATAACTGTCCGTCTTGTTCATGCCAAAACAAATGCACTCATAATGAGGGATCTTGCTTCCAGTATCAATGAATGTTTAACATCTGCCTTGGAAAAAATTAGTCAGCTGTATATAAGAACCAGCAGTGATCAGAGTGACAACAGTGACGCATCCTTTGTGACCAGGATATGTTGTAACTCACCAGATAAGCCATGCATCCTACCATTCGAAAGTCTTGCAAGTATAGGCAAACAATGGAACTGTCCTACACATGGCATTGAACACAACGTACACATGATCAAATCGTGGATACCAGGAAAG GAGGAAGACAGTTGTGAACCAGGGTGTCCAG TTACAAATGAGGAGTTTTTGAAAGAACGACCATCAGATCTACACCTAAGACGATTATCATTAGTGTACAGTATAAATGAAACCAGAGAACTAGCACTACAGCTGGGATTGGAAACAACTGAGTTGGACAAACTTTCACTCATTGAGGATACAGAGACGTGGCAATTTGAAGTAATCAAAAAATGTCGCGATAGATTTGCGTTGACATTTAGAAATATCAGAGACGCATCTGAAGCTTGCAAATTTGGAAATATCCATAAACTTTGCAAG CTTGTGAAAGGTGATATTATTGATTTCG TATGTGCTATTTGA